One Helianthus annuus cultivar XRQ/B chromosome 7, HanXRQr2.0-SUNRISE, whole genome shotgun sequence genomic region harbors:
- the LOC118480256 gene encoding uncharacterized protein LOC118480256, with amino-acid sequence MSISVDSNNISFVNDLNPAKDMWNMKARIIRKWNQGYKMEIIFIDEKGAKIQGGIKSHLIPIFDGQLQEDAVVILSKFGVGENKDLYKVVVQPYKINFYRCTTVTRVRDWQGVEYGFNFRAYEDILQGEALNALSVDVAGSVISCGDLEIFDRPPKETKKLNFDIEDLE; translated from the exons ATGTCAATATCAGTTGACAGTAATAATATTAGTTTTGTTAACGATTTGAATCCTGCTAAGGATATGTGGAACATGAAGGCGAGAATTATACGAAAATGGAATCAGGGTTACAAAATGgagatcatcttcattgatgagaAG GGTGCTAAGATTCAAGGAGGTATTAAGAGTCATCTGATACCTATTTTTGATGGGCAGCTGCAAGAAGATGCTGTTGTGATTCTTTCGAAGTTTGGTGTTGGTGAgaataaagatttatataaaGTAGTAGTGCAGCCttataaaatcaacttttatAGATGCACAACTGTTACTCGTGTGAGAGATTGGCAAGGTGTTGAGTATGGTTTCAATTTCAGAGCTTATGAAGATATTCTTCAAGGAGAGGCGTTAAACGCTTTGAGTGTTG ATGTTGCTGGATCTGTGATTTCTTGTGGAGATCTTGAAATCTTTGATCGACCTCCAAAGGAGACTAAGAAGTTGAATTTCGATATTGAAGATTTGGAGTAA